A genome region from Carassius auratus strain Wakin unplaced genomic scaffold, ASM336829v1 scaf_tig00216749, whole genome shotgun sequence includes the following:
- the LOC113098938 gene encoding receptor activity-modifying protein 1-like, translated as RSYGELTNCTFLVALKMNCFWPNRMVDEFFIRVHRHYFHDCSMSGRLLHDPPNRILGPFIVVPILVTLLMTALVVWRSKRSGG; from the coding sequence AGGTCCTATGGAGAACTGACCAACTGCACGTTCCTGGTGGCTCTGAAGATGAACTGTTTCTGGCCCAACCGAATGGTGGACGAATTCTTCATCCGGGTGCACAGGCACTACTTCCATGACTGCTCAATGTCTGGACGGCTGCTTCACGATCCACCCAATCGGATCTTGGGGCCTTTTATTGTGGTGCCCATTCTGGTGACGCTACTCATGACTGCCCTAGTGGTGTGGAGGAGTAAACGCAGCGGAGG